In the Arachis ipaensis cultivar K30076 chromosome B10, Araip1.1, whole genome shotgun sequence genome, one interval contains:
- the LOC107621784 gene encoding uncharacterized protein LOC107621784, with product MAEDEVQIQENEESSRPEFPTSRVKKIMRLDKDVNRVSGEALFLVSRSTELFLHFLAQKSARVAIEKKRKTVTLDHLRVAVKRHQPSSDFLLDSLPLPSEPKNLPPSTIADRRKADKPAPAGTRRIDQFFRKPEVQVAPAADPEAEAPAEADAEAKDAPEADSEAQAAPVEDPEAEPSAEADAEAKAAPEADSEAQATGAEADAGAEVAAEAEAAVHVDEC from the coding sequence ATGGCGGAGGATGAAGTTCAGATTCAAGAAAACGAGGAGTCATCCCGACCCGAATTCCCGACGAGTCGGGTGAAGAAAATAATGAGACTAGACAAGGATGTGAATAGGGTGAGCGGAGAAGCGCTGTTCCTGGTGTCGCGCTCCACCGAGTTGTTTCTTCACTTCCTGGCTCAGAAATCGGCGCGCGTGGCCATCGAGAAGAAGCGCAAAACGGTTACCCTTGACCACCTTCGGGTCGCCGTCAAGAGGCACCAACCTAGCAGCGATTTCCTCCTCGACTCGCTCCCTCTGCCTTCTGAGCCCAAAAATCTCCCTCCTTCCACCATCGCCGACCGGAGAAAAGCTGATAAGCCCGCACCTGCCGGCACGCGTCGCATCGATCAGTTCTTCCGGAAGCCTGAAGTCCAAGTTGCTCCCGCGGCAGATCCTGAAGCCGAAGCTCCTGCGGAAGCTGATGCTGAAGCTAAAGATGCTCCCGAAGCTGATTCTGAAGCCCAAGCTGCTCCTGTGGAAGATCCTGAAGCCGAGCCTTCTGCGGAAGCTGATGCTGAAGCTAAAGCTGCTCCCGAAGCTGATTCTGAGGCCCAAGCTACTGGAGCTGAAGCTGACGCCGGAGCTGAAGTTGCTGCCGAAGCTGAAGCGGCAGTTCACGTAGATGAGTGTTAG
- the LOC107624237 gene encoding 65-kDa microtubule-associated protein 8 has product MGSVQTPIGMRNSAILETSCGFLLQELQIIWDEVGEDKFEREKVLLDLEQECLEVYRRKVDKANISRAHLHQELAEAEAEFTHLLLSLGERSLPGRPEKRAGTLKEQLDSITPALREMRLRKEERLNQFRAVQGQIQKISAEIAGNSDNATSIIVVNENDLSLKRLEEYQNELQRLYNEKNERLQQVEKYIDVIYSLSTILGKDSSAIIMEVHPSLNDLCGITKNISDKILDKLDTTVESLYEEKKTRLDKLHXXXXXXXXXMDAPYNDRQPFSHVINLLSVSSSEVSDPGSLTLEIVQQTEAEVKRLDQLKASKMKELFQKKREELELICKKSHVEIPSQTEMKNIINLINSGEIDHSNLLMSMDEQISRAKEEAASRKAIMEKVEKWMLARDEERWLEEYSTDENRYSVSRGAHKNLRRAERARIMVSKMPALVDLIIKMARSWEEERNKVFLYDQVPLMEMLEEYNMLRREKEEEKKRQQPWEKKKVQSQVAVERDNMYASRPSTSSRRIPNKSCNGGLDSPMPVNRRLPISIHQFGSNSINSGNQAISFINDGRKMQRRKMFGESGIPPHSRDEASSVISTHSGPFSP; this is encoded by the exons ATGGGTTCAGTCCAGACACCAATAGGGATGAGAAATTCTGCAATATTAGAAACTTCATGTGGATTCTTGTTGCAGGAACTGCAG ATAATATGGGACGAAGTCGGAGAAGACAAATTCGAAAGGGAGAAGGTTCTGCTGGATTTGGAGCAAGAGTGCCTCGAGGTCTATAGACGAAAAGTCGACAAAGCAAATATCTCCAGAGCACATCTGCACCAAGAATTGGCTGAGGCCGAGGCTGAATTTACACACCTTCTGTTGTCCCTTGGTGAAAGATCTCTACCTGGACGG CCAGAAAAAAGGGCGGGAACACTAAAAGAGCAGCTAGATTCGATCACTCCAGCACTCCGAGAGATGCGTCTGAGGAAGGAAGAGAGGCTAAACCAGTTCCGAGCGGTGCAGGGGCAAATTCAAAAGATTTCTGCAGAAATTGCAGGTAATTCAGATAACGCAACATCAATCATTGTAGTAAACGAGAATGATCTTTCACTAAAAAGACTTGAGGAGTATCAGAACGAGTTGCAAAGGCTCTACAATGAGAAG AATGAAAGACTCCAGCAAGTGGAGAAATACATAGACGTAATATACAGCCTGTCCACAATCTTGGGAAAAGATTCCTCAGCGATCATCATGGAAGTTCACCCAAGCTTGAATGATTTGTGTGGAATAACAAAGAACATAAGTGACAAAATCCTGGATAAACTTGACACCACAGTAGAGTCCCTttatgaagaaaagaaaacccGACTTGACAAG CTTCACCANNNNNNNNNNNNNNNNNNNNNNNNNATGGATGCACCTTACAATGACCGACAACCTTTTTCACACGTAATCAATTTGTTATCAGTCTCATCTTCAGAAGTATCTGATCCAGGAAGTCTTACTCTAGAAATAGTGCAGCAG ACTGAAGCTGAAGTCAAGAGACTGGATCAACTAAAAGCAAGCAAGATGAAAGAGTTATTCCAGAAGAAACGGGAGGAACTGGAATTGATATGCAAGAAATCACATGTGGAGATACCTTCACAGACAGAGATGAAGAATATCATTAACCTTATAAACTCAG GGGAGATTGACCATTCCAATCTCCTCATGAGTATGGATGAACAGATATCAAGAGCAAAAGAAGAGGCTGCTAGCAGGAAGGCTATAATGGAGAAGGTGGAGAAGTGGATGTTAGCACGTGATGAAGAACGCTGGCTAGAAGAATATAGCACG GATGAGAATCGATACTCAGTCAGCAGAGGAGCTCACAAAAACTTGAGACGTGCTGAACGTGCCCGTATAATGGTCAGCAAAATGCCAG CTTTGgtagatttgataattaaaatggcCAGATCTTGGGAAGAAGAACGAAATAAAGTTTTCTTGTATGATCAG GTACCTCTAATGGAAATGTTGGAAGAGTATAACATGCtaagaagagaaaaagaggaggaaaagaaaagaCAGCAG CCATGGGAAAAGAAGAAGGTCCAGAGTCAAGTAGCAGTTGAGCGAGATAATATGTATGCATCAAGACCAAGCACCAGCAGTAGACGAATTCCAAATAAAAGCTGTAATGGAGGTCTAGACAGTCCGATGCCAGTGAACAGAAGGCTTCCCATCAGTATCCATCAATTCGGATCAAACAGCATAAATTCAGGAAATCAAGCTATATCCTTCATTAATGATGGAAGGAAGATGCAAAGAAGAAAGATGTTTGGTGAATCTGGCATTCCTCCTCATTCAAGAGACGAGGCATCTTCTGTGATATCAACACATTCTGGACCATTTTCTCCTTAA